Proteins from one Setaria italica strain Yugu1 chromosome V, Setaria_italica_v2.0, whole genome shotgun sequence genomic window:
- the LOC101758273 gene encoding lysosomal Pro-X carboxypeptidase — MMLPLRLLLLLVIGLLPAAAWALAPPRFPGPQPRARPGANGMGGYEYETRYFRQRLDHFSFPGVGDEDEETAFFQQRYLVGRGAGWAGPGGPIFFYCGNEGDIAWFAANSGLVWEAAPRFAALVVFAEHRYYGESMPFGSKAKAYNNSKSLAYLTAEQAIADFAVLLTDLKRNLSAEGSPVVLFGGSYGGMLAAWMRLKYPHIAVGALASSAPILQFEDIVPSTIFYDLVSDDFRRESLSCFQTIKDSWKVLDDQGNGQDGLLKLSKTFHLCQTLKTSGDLSDWLSSAYSYLAMVDYPIPSEFLMPLPANPIKEVCRNIDSQPEGTSILERIYAGVNVYYNYTGTVGCFDLNDDPHGMGGWDWQACTEMVMPMSYSEDRSMYPPYKFDYASYAENCIKSYGVRPRPRWITTNFGGHNITTVLEKFGSNIIFFNGLLDPWSGGGVLKNISESVIAIVAPLGAHHIDLRPATSDDPDWLVSLRESELKIISGWLSDYYGARGALFQPVAVKGSSAS; from the exons ATGATGCttccgctccgcctcctcctcctcctcgtcatcggcctcctccccgcggcggcgtgggcccTGGCGCCGCCCCGCTTCCCGGGGCCCCAACCCCGCGCGCGGCCGGGAGCTAATGGGATGGGGGGCTACGAGTACGAGACCCGGTACTTCCGGCAGCGGCTGGACCATTTCAGCTTTCCCGGGGTCGGGGATGAGGACGAGGAGACGGCGTTCTTCCAGCAGAGATACCTGGTGGGCCGCGGCGCCGGGTGGGCCGGCCCCGGCGGCCCCATCTTCTTCTACTGCGGCAACGAGGGCGACATCGCCTGGTTTGCCGCCAACTCCGGCCTCGTCTGGGAGGCCGCCCCGCGCTTCGCCGCCCTCGTCGTCTTCGCTGAG CATCGTTACTACGGGGAGTCCATGCCGTTCGGGAGCAAAGCCAAGGCGTACAACAATTCCAAGTCCTTGGCGTATCTCACGGCCGAGCAGGCGATTGCCGACTTCGCTGTGCTGCTCACTGACCTCAAGAGGAACCTATCCGCAGAGGGCAGCCCCGTGGTGCTCTTTGGGGGTTCATACGGTGGAA TGCTGGCTGCTTGGATGAGACTCAAGTATCCACATATTGCTGTTGGGGCTCTCGCATCATCGGCTCCAATCTTGCAGTTTGAGGACATCGTCCCTTCTACCATATTCTATGATCTAGTGTCAGATGATTTTAGG AGGGAAAGTTTAAGCTGCTTTCAGACAATAAAAGACTCTTGGAAAGTATTAGATGACCAAGGAAACGGGCAAGATGGTCTTCTGAAACTAAGCAAAACTTTCCACCTTTGCCA GACCCTGAAAACAAGCGGAGACCTTTCAGATTGGTTGAGCTCAGCATACAGTTATCTGGCCATGGTGGATTACCCAATTCCATCAGAATTTCTCATGCCTTTGCCAGCCAATCCTATTAAAGAA GTGTGCAGAAATATCGACAGTCAACCTGAGGGTACTAGTATTCTGGAACGCATATATGCAGGAGTAAATGTATACTACAACTATACTGGCACTGTTGGCTGCTTTGATCTAAATGATGATCCCCATGGAATGGGTGGATGGGATTGGCAG GCTTGTACTGAGATGGTAATGCCAATGTCTTACAGTGAAGACAGGAGCATGTATCCACCATATAAATTTGACTATGCTTCCTATGCTGAGAATTGCATCAAAAGTTATGGTGTCAGGCCAAGGCCTCGGTGGATTACTACAAATTTTGGTGGGCAT AATATTACTACAGTCTTGGAAAAGTTTGGTAGTAACATCATATTCTTCAACGGACTTCTTGATCCGTGGAGTGGTGGAGG TGTCCTGAAGAATATATCTGAGAGTGTCATTGCTATTGTGGCTCCATTAG GAGCGCATCACATCGATTTGCGCCCGGCGACTTCAGACGACCCAGATTGGCTGGTAAGCCTGAGAGAATCTGAACTGAAGATCATATCTGGCTGGTTATCGGATTACTATGGGGCGAGAGGGGCACTTTTCCAGCCAGTGGCTGTCAAGGGCTCCTCTGCATCATAA
- the LOC101758677 gene encoding uncharacterized protein LOC101758677 — MAARARWRLLALPLALFLVAGSARGLVKPEAAAAPKPPVPKAISDLRDAIVKGLGFQAEGLKVSGFDVRDALVGHAVSYEFDIEVGRKVLPVRLLEDVKRWDFVDLPIFRSQADADDTALAEIWRAGKGSVVEPTLPPFQLAGPMELWIQDGDDVRLALPHDVDAGTLKKVVLSDGAVVTVKGARAVSLRLPLELPLPLNRTTYKGRPSSLLSIAQALRGAARSNQKPLLSLRIEGPTSLSSTPSKSPNDKLKLKRLAPGQVELSSRAGTIPAVTEDEDEPHNTALWPLLSLNGSDGSLQGFEELLASVLGKKAGENGTFKLVKARASAQTYVKMAFAVEKKLVKGETDWSNFPEWKTKPKNLRAHYEVLARVEGSQAIPERIAQVQPFQADEAMSESVLTGNVTRSKMEIVHPPPVYFTL, encoded by the exons ATGGCCGCTCGAGCTCGATGGCGACTCCTCGCGTTGCCGCTGGCGCTGTTCCTCGTGGCCGGCTCGGCGCGCGGCCTCGTGAAgccggaggccgcggccgcgcccaaGCCCCCCGTCCCGAAGGCCATCTCG GACCTGAGGGACGCGATCGTGAAGGGGCTGGGGTTCCAGGCGGAGGGGCTCAAGGTGTCCGGGTTCGACGTGCGGGATGCGCTGGTGGGGCACGCGGTATCGTACGAGTTTGACATCGAGGTCGGCAGGAAGGTCCTGCCGGTGCGCCTGCTCGAGGACGTCAAACGCTGGGACTTCGTCGACCTCCCCATCTTCCGCTCCCAGGCAGACGCCGACGACACGGCGCTTGCCGAGATCTGGCGGGCAGGGAAAGGGAGCGTCGTCGAGCCCACCCTGCCGCCATTCCAGCTCGCCGGGCCCATGGAGCTCTGGATCCAGGACGGCGACGATGTCAGGCTCGCATTACCG CATGATGTGGATGCGGGAACCTTGAAGAAAGTTGTTCTGTCTGATGGTGCAGTGGTAACAGTGAAGGGTGCCAGGGCTGTGAGCCTCCGGTTGCCACTTGAACTACCGCTTCCTCTCAACCGGACCACTTACAAGGGCCGCCCCTCTAGCTTACTGTCCATTGCACAAGCCCTACGTGGTGCAGCCCGGTCTAATCAGAAGCCCCTGCTCTCTCTTCGCATCGAGGGCCCAACCTCCTTATCCTCTACTCCTTCCAAGTCTCCGAACGACAAGCTCAAGCTCAAAAGGTTGGCCCCAGGCCAAGTGGAGCTCTCCTCACGGGCAGGGACAATCCCTGCTGTCACTGAAGACGAGGATGAACCACACAATACCGCATTGTGGCCTCTCTTGTCACTGAACGGATCAGATGGTAGCCTGCAGGGATTTGAGGAGCTTTTGGCCTCGGTCCTTGGAAAGAAAGCAGGCGAGAATGGGACATTCAAGCTGGTGAAGGCGCGAGCCTCCGCGCAAACCTATGTCAAGATGGCATTCGCGGTGGAGAAGAAGCTTGTTAAGGGAGAGACGGACTGGTCCAACTTCCCGGAGTGGAAGACGAAGCCCAAGAATCTGAGAGCGCACTATGAGGTCCTTGCTCGAGTGGAGGGCAGCCAGGCGATCCCCGAGAGGATCGCGCAGGTGCAGCCTTTCCAGGCCGACGAGGCCATGTCGGAAAGTGTGCTCACTGGCAACGTCACGAGGTCGAAGATGGAGATTGTCCATCCGCCGCCGGTTTACTTCACTCTATGA
- the LOC101759085 gene encoding DExH-box ATP-dependent RNA helicase DExH6 — MGRKGRKGKDAAAAGGGGVREATLVRVSKVLEDFRASDAEVYTFEPDISRLERGAIHQMCRKMGMTSKSSGFGEQRRLSVYKSKRKQGPAMEEGPSHLRFSEEAIHVLQDLFTHYPPDDADLHGDANRNSSGKAANTKWKTDSAFCRPAMSKPDITKKVEMLASKINGSTQLRKIMEDRSKLPISSFKDAITSTLENHQVVLISGETGCGKTTQVPQYILDHMWGKGESCKIICTQPRRISAISVAERISAERGEAVGDTVGYKIRLESKGGKNSSVMFCTNGVLLRVLIGRGTNTSKTRNPKRSLDDAILGISHIIVDEIHERDRFSDFMLTILRDLLPVYPHLRLVLMSATIDAERFSQYFNGCSVIQVPGFTYPVKTYYLEDVLSILQSVGDNHLNTTTSDKKQSSVLTDDFKSSMDDSINLALLNDEFDPLLELISAEQNPEIYNYQHSETGVTPLMVFAAKGQLGDVCMLLSFGVDCSAQDHDGKSALDWAQQEKQQEVYEVIKKHMECSTAKSTEDNELLNKYLATINPEHIDTVLIERLLGKICVDSNEGAILVFLPGWEDINQTRERLLASPFLRDSSRFLVLSLHSMIPSLEQKKVFKRPPAGVRKIILSTNIAETAVTIDDVVFVIDSGRMKEKSYDPYNNVSTLHASWVSKANARQREGRAGRCQAGICYHLYSRFRASSLPDYQIPEIKRMPIEELCLQVKLLDPNCRIADFLKKTLDPPVPETVRNAITVLQDLGALTQDEQLTELGEKLGSLPVHPSTTKMLLFAILMNCLDPALTLACAADYRDPFLLPMAPDERKRAAAAKVELASLYGGFSDQLAVVAAFDCWRRAKDRGQESQFCTKYFVSSNIMYMLSNMRKQLQNELSQRGFVPADTSACSLNSKDPGIMRAVLMAGAYPMVGRLLPPRKNARKAVVETASGAKVRLHPHSCNFNLSFSKSSGNPLLIYDEITRGDGGMYIKNCSVVGSHPLLLLATEMVVAPPDDDSDEEEDSSEDEAEKSTLVQHKEEIMSSPDNTVSVVVDRWLRFDATALDVAQIYCLRERLASAILFKVKYPQDVLPQALGASMYAIACILSYDGLPAMVPSNDLPANRGSGQNSAEASSFSQGRRAGYIPPGGFLVSLLADKPHQPPNFQNSYNHPGGASVHTGPSRAPTGRFDQSQRSFRNSGPGSSTRRSFKRQRDAAR, encoded by the exons ATGGGGCGGAAGGGGCGGAAGGGGAAGGACGCGgctgccgcgggcggcggcggcgtgagggAGGCGACGCTGGTGCGCGTCTCCAAGGTGCTCGAGGACTTCCGCGCCTCCGACGCCGAGG TGTACACATTTGAACCTGATATATCCAGACTAGAGCGAGGTGCAATCCATCAGATGTGTAGAAAAATGGGCATGACATCCAAAAGTTCTGG GTTTGGTGAACAGCGACGCCTCTCTGTTTATAAAAGTAAACGGAAGCAGGGGCCTGCTATGGAAGAAGGACCTAGCCACCTTAGGTTTTCTGAAGAGGCGATACATGTTTTGCAGGATTTATTTACGCATTATCCTCCTGATGATGCTGATTTACATGGGGATGCCAACCGGAATTCTAGTGGTAAGGCAGCAAACACCAAATGGAAAACAGACAGTGCCTTTTGCAGGCCAGCAATGAGCAAACCTGATATAACGAAGAAAGTTGAGATGCTTGCCTCTAAAATAAATGGATCCACACAGTTGAGGAAG ATCATGGAAGACAGATCAAAGCTTCCTATTTCATCCTTCAAGGATGCCATCACTTCAACTTTGGAAAATCACCAG GTGGTTCTTATTTCTGGAGAAACAGGCTGCGGTAAAACCACCCAG GTTCCACAATACATCTTGGATCATATGTGGGGCAAAGGAGAATCATGTAAGATCATATGCACTCAACCACGTCGGATTTCAGCTATCTCAG TTGCCGAGCGAATCTCTGCTGAAAGAGGAGAAGCTGTTGGTGATACAGTTGGATATAAG ATACGTTTGGAGTCAAAAGGAGGGAAGAATTCATCAGTCATGTTCTGCACAAATGGCGTTCTTTTGAGAGTACTGATAGGAAGAGGAACTAACACCTCAAAGACACGAAATCCGAAGCGGTCATTAGATGATGCAATTTTGGGAATATCACACATCATCGTG GATGAAATCCATGAAAGGGATAGGTTTTCTGATTTCATGCTGACTATTCTAAG AGATTTGTTGCCAGTGTATCCTCATCTTCGTTTG GTACTCATGAGTGCAACAATCGATGCTGAGCGGTTTTCACAATACTTCAACGGATGTTCAGTCATTCAAGTCCCTGGGTTTACCTATCCT GTCAAAACTTACTATTTGGAGGATGTGCTTTCTATTCTGCAATCTGTGGGTGATAATCATCTTAATACTACAACCAGTGACAAAAAGCAGAGCAGCGTTTTAACTGACGATTTCAAAAGCTCAATGGATGATTCAATTAACCTGGCTTTACTCAATGATGAATTTGATCCTCTCCTTGAGCTTATTTCTGCAGAGCAGAACCCAGAAATCTACAACTATCAGCATTCAGAGACTGGTGTAACACCTTTAATGGTTTTTGCTGCTAAGGGTCAGCTTGGGGATGTTTGTATGCTTTTATCTTTTGGTGTTGATTGTTCAGCACAGGATCATGATGGAAAATCTGCATTAGATTGGGCACAGCAAGAAAAACAGCAAGAGGTTTATGAAGTAATCAAGAAACATATGGAGTGCAGTACAGCAAAATCAACTGAAGATAATGAGCTGCTTAATAAGTACTTGGCAACTATTAACCCAGAGCACATTGATACTGTGCTAATAGAACGGTTGCTTGGAAAAATTTGTGTGGATTCCAATGAAGGAGCTATCTTGGTATTTCTTCCTGGGTGGGAAGATATCAATCAAACTCGGGAAAGGTTACTTGCTTCTCCATTCTTACGGGATTCATCAAGATTTCTTGTATTGTCACTTCATTCCATGATTCCGTCTTTAGAACAGAAAAAGGTCTTCAAACGTCCACCTGCAGGGGTTCGTAAAATTATTCTCTCAACCAACATTGCAGAGACTGCTGTGACAATTGATGATGTTGTGTTTGTCATAGATAGTGGGAGAATGAAAGAGAAAAGCTATGATCCATACAATAATGTGTCCACACTTCATGCTTCCTGGGTTTCAAAAGCCAATGCAAGACAACGTGAAGGGCGTGCTGGTCGTTGTCAGGCAGGAATTTGCTATCATCTTTACTCAAGGTTTAGAGCATCATCATTACCAGACTACCAAATTCCTGAAATAAAAAGAATGCCCATCGAGGAACTTTGTTTGCAG GTCAAACTGCTTGATCCAAACTGCAGAATAGCAGACTTTCTGAAGAAAACATTGGACCCTCCAGTTCCAGAAACTGTAAGAAATGCCATTACTGTACTTCAGGATCTTGGTGCTTTAACACAAGATGAACAACTAACCGAGTTAGGAGAAAAGCTGGGTTCCCTGCCGGTCCATCCATCCACAACCAAGATGCTCCTGTTTGCTATATTAATGAACTGCCTGGATCCAGCATTGACATTGGCATGTGCAGCGGATTATAGAGATCCATTCCTCCTTCCAATGGCCCCAGATGAGAGGAAAAGAGCAGCTGCAGCGAAAGTTGAGCTTGCTTCGTTGTATGGTGGGTTCAGTGACCAGCTTGCTGTTGTGGCGGCATTCGACTGCTGGAGGCGTGCCAAAGATAGAGGCCAAGAATCTCAATTTTGTACAAAGTACTTTGTCTCTTCAAACATCATGTATATGCTATCAAACATGAGGAAACAGCTTCAGAATGAACTGTCTCAAAGAGGGTTCGTTCCTGCAGATACATCTGCCTGCAGCCTAAACTCAAAAGATCCAG GTATCATGCGTGCTGTTCTTATGGCCGGTGCCTACCCAATGGTAGGGAGGTTGCTCCCTCCTCGCAAAAATGCTAGAAAAGCAGTTGTGGAAACAGCAAGTGGTGCCAAAGTTCGTCTACATCCACATTCGTGCAATTTTAACCTATCATTTAGTAAATCTTCTGGGAATCCACTGCTGATATACGATGAGATCACTCGAGGTGATGGTGGAATGTATATAAAAAATTGCTCAGTTGTTGGGTCACATCCTTTGCTTCTGCTCGCTACAGAAATGGTTGTTGCTCCACCTGATGATGATAGTGATGAAGAGGAAGATTCCAGCGAGGATGAAGCTGAGAAAAGCACTTTGGTACAGCACAAAGAAGAGATTATGTCTTCTCCTGATAACACTGTTTCAGTAGTTGTTGATCGGTGGCTCCGATTTGATGCTACGGCTCTGGATGTTGCTCAAATTTACTGCTTAAGAGAACGTCTAGCATCAGCTATTCTTTTCAAA GTCAAATATCCTCAAGATGTTCTCCCACAAGCCCTTGGAGCGTCGATGTATGCCATCGCATGCATCCTCTCATACGATGGCTTGCCTGCTATGGTTCCATCCAATGATCTTCCAGCAAACCGAGGTTCAGGCCAGAATTCAGCGGAAGCTAGCAGCTTCTCCCAGGGAAGAAGAGCTGGTTATATTCCACCTGGTGGTTTCCTCGTGTCCTTGTTGGCTGATAAGCCACATCAGCCACCAAATTTTCAGAACTCATATAACCATCCAGGTGGTGCTTCAGTACATACTGGGCCATCTAGGGCTCCCACTGGTAGGTTTGACCAATCCCAGCGTTCTTTCCGCAATTCTGGACCTGGGAGTTCAACGCGACGGTCTTTCAAAAGGCAGCGCGACGCAGCACGGTGA